The Mercenaria mercenaria strain notata chromosome 10, MADL_Memer_1, whole genome shotgun sequence genome contains a region encoding:
- the LOC123560441 gene encoding BTB and MATH domain-containing protein 38-like → MENSFESGEEDEEAGICYDFTKKTWRDDVTFIVEGQHLHATKAILAMDSPVFEAMFGTSFRERDEKEVPLPGKKYEDFEEFLHCIYPKSKKKINTRNVYKVLPLADEYDVI, encoded by the exons atggaaaattcttttgaaagtGGAGAGGAGGACGAAGAAGCGGGAATTTGTTACGACTTCACCAAGAAGACATGGCGGGATGATGTAACATTTATTGTGGAAGGTCAGCACCTTCATGCGACAAAGGCAATATTGGCCATGGATTCTCCCGTGTTTGAAGCTATGTTTGGGACCAGCTTTCGAGAACGGGACGAAAAAGAAGTGCCTTTGCCAG GTAAAAAGTATGAAGACTTCGAAGAGTTTCTCCACTGCATTTATCCAAAATCCAAGAAGAAGATAAACACAAGAAATGTATATAAAGTCCTACCTTTGGCAGATGAATATGATGTAATATGA